The Prunus persica cultivar Lovell chromosome G7, Prunus_persica_NCBIv2, whole genome shotgun sequence genome has a segment encoding these proteins:
- the LOC18771142 gene encoding mavicyanin has protein sequence MMAFSGACSGAVYRVGDSVGWNSRGLVDYNKWASVKDFNVRDTLIFAYNNQFHNVMQVSDQDFQSCNASAISTYTSGSDTSTLKRPGHYYFLCGAPGHCQAGQKVDIKVTLPVPKSSIPSPSPSPYGFSPPSVSHPEEISPSLTLSSAPTLNFSKLGFAITAFMLSLLCFVF, from the coding sequence ATGATGGCTTTCTCTGGTGCTTGTTCCGGTGCTGTTTATAGAGTTGGAGACTCTGTTGGGTGGAATTCAAGAGGCCTTGTTGATTACAACAAGTGGGCTTCAGTGAAAGATTTTAACGTCCGCGACACTCTCATTTTTGCTTACAATAATCAATTCCACAACGTGATGCAAGTTTCTGATCAAGACTTTCAATCTTGTAATGCATCTGCTATCTCAACATACACCTCTGGCTCTGACACCAGCACCCTTAAAAGGCCTGGCCACTATTACTTTCTTTGTGGTGCTCCTGGCCATTGCCAAGCCGGACAAAAGGTTGACATCAAGGTCACTCTGCCTGTTCCAAAAAGTTCGATCCCAAGTCCAAGTCCGTCACCTTATGGATTCTCACCACCTTCAGTCTCTCATCCTGAAGAGATTTCACCAAGCTTAACTCTTAGCAGTGCTCCAACTCTTAACTTTTCAAAGCTTGGATTTGCTATTACCGCTTTTATGTTAAgtcttttgtgttttgtatTCTAG
- the LOC18770209 gene encoding uncharacterized protein LOC18770209 produces MKPITISTGNFYRCTQDCLFFLHKTCARLSRKLLHPLYPHEIKLLTEANTFDGLFNCRMCHSFSQGFCYYCNRCGIYLDLQCMSISNPLTRKVHGHTLYLNSGSSEDHCRGCGISLADFHFSCFECEFHLCIPCVKLPRTARYKYQDDPLELAHHAVKNELGEYYCDICEGERDPTHWFYKSKHCDFECHPHCIQGGHPQVMLGSSYKLDAHPHIVTCVDKRKSVIPFDKRERILPCHGCGEPCERLVFECSVCNNLFESLQHNC; encoded by the coding sequence ATGAAGCCCATCACCATTAGTACCGGTAACTTTTATCGTTGTACACAAGATTGCCTGTTTTTTCTCCACAAAACATGTGCTCGATTAAGTAGAAAACTACTTCACCCATTATATCCACACGAGATCAAACTCCTCACAGAAGCTAATACATTTGACGGACTGTTTAACTGTCGTATGTGCCACAGCTTTAGCCAGGGCTTCTGTTACTACTGTAATAGATGTGGCATATACCTGGATCTCCAATGCATGTCTATTTCCAACCCTCTTACACGTAAAGTTCATGGACACACCCTCTACTTGAACTCTGGTTCAAGCGAGGACCATTGCAGGGGTTGTGGTATTTCTCTTGCTGATTTTCACTTCAGTTGCTTCGAATGTGAGTTTCATTTGTGCATTCCATGTGTTAAACTACCACGTACTGCTAGGTACAAATACCAGGATGATCCTCTTGAGCTCGCCCACCATGCCGTTAAAAATGAACTAGGTGAATATTACTGCGACATATGCGAAGGAGAACGAGATCCAACACATTGGTTCTACAAATCCAAACATTGTGACTTTGAATGCCATCCTCATTGCATTCAAGGGGGGCATCCACAAGTTATGTTAGGGAGCAGTTACAAGCTTGATGCTCACCCACACATTGTCACTTGTGTTGATAAGAGAAAGAGTGTCATTCCTTttgataagagagagagaattctTCCTTGCCACGGGTGTGGTGAACCTTGCGAAAGATTGGTGTTTGAATGTTCTGTGTGTAATAACTTGTTTGAGTCACTACAACACAACTGCTGA
- the LOC109950390 gene encoding mavicyanin-like, whose product MALRNIAALVLFVMMVLCGACSGAVYRVGDSDGWISRGLVDYNKWASTKDFHVGDTLTFAYNNQFHNVMQVSDQDFQSCNATSAIAAYTSGSDTFTLKRPGHFYFLCGAPGHCQAGQKVDIEVTLPVPESMIPSPSPSPYGSSSPSVSHPEEMSPSSTLSIAPTLNSSKLGFAATAFVLGLLRFVF is encoded by the coding sequence ATGGCTTTGAGAAACATTGCTGCTCTGGTTTTGTTTGTGATGATGGTTTTGTGTGGTGCTTGTTCTGGTGCTGTTTATAGGGTTGGTGATTCTGATGGCTGGATTTCAAGAGGTCTTGTTGATTACAACAAGTGGGCTTCAACGAAAGATTTTCACGTCGGCGACACCCTTACTTTTGCTTACAACAATCAATTCCACAACGTGATGCAAGTTTCTGATCAAGACTTTCAATCTTGCAATGCTACGTCTGCTATAGCAGCATACACCTCTGGCTCTGACACCTTCACCCTCAAAAGGCCCGGCCACTTTTACTTTCTTTGTGGTGCTCCTGGCCATTGCCAAGCCGGACAAAAGGTCGACATCGAGGTCACCCTACCTGTTCCAGAAAGTATGATTCCGAGTCCAAGCCCGTCGCCTTATGGATCCTCATCACCTTCAGTCTCTCATCCTGAAGAGATGTCACCAAGCTCAACTCTAAGCATTGCTCCAACTCTTAACTCTTCCAAGCTTGGATTTGCTGCTACCGCTTTTGTGTTGGGTCTTTTGCGTTTTGTATTTTAG
- the LOC18771718 gene encoding calcium load-activated calcium channel, translating to MATTSFLSSLKYSDGLTVVGISFCTAIVCEAISWVLIYRTNSYKSLRSSIDKAAKKLETMKTDPAIKIAKKSKTKKIDRVETSLKESSRDLSLFKFKSGAVVALVLFVVFGLLNSLFEGKVVAKLPFKPFGLVMKMSHRGLQGEDSTDCSMAFLYFLCSISIRTNLQKFLGFSPPRGASSGLFPMPDPKTN from the coding sequence ATGGCCACCACCTCGTTCCTCTCGAGCTTGAAGTACTCAGACGGCCTAACAGTGGTGGGCATCTCGTTCTGCACCGCCATAGTCTGCGAGGCGATCTCATGGGTCCTCATCTACCGCACCAACTCCTACAAGTCCCTGCGCTCCTCCATTGACAAAGCCGCGAAGAAGCTCGAGACCATGAAGACCGATCCCGCCATCAAAATCGCCAAGAAGTCCAAGACCAAGAAGATCGACCGAGTAGAGACGAGCTTGAAAGAATCGAGTCGCGACCTCTCGCTCTTCAAGTTCAAATCCGGCGCCGTCGTCGCGCTCGTGCTGTTCGTCGTCTTTGGGCTGCTCAACTCGCTGTTTGAGGGGAAGGTGGTGGCGAAATTACCGTTTAAGCCCTTTGGGTTGGTGATGAAGATGAGCCACAGAGGGTTGCAGGGGGAAGATTCGACGGACTGTTCGATGGCGTTTTTGTACTTTCTCTGCTCGATTAGCATTCGGACAAATTTGCAGAAGTTCTTAGGCTTCTCGCCTCCGAGAGGTGCCAGTTCCGGGTTGTTCCCCATGCCCGATCCGAAAACCAATTGA
- the LOC18769515 gene encoding uncharacterized protein LOC18769515: MFNPYRSSAQSSSTAPNLPITSNNPITPSTDSIPIRFPVSPVLGACLSFHTVQSGDSCKYSCTSCDKVFSTTQALGGHQNAHRKERNALFAREQQRSAEENDRDRDVVLSPDPVRWAYPAGYYYVDAEIMTTTTTSAVNTNNKMCEYEFFHFMGMAGDCNPKQAGFGFGSSSSGGHGGASGSGTKRPPEGDGDGADQKKKAKYYEEDDDLKVVMPSMNLSLATRCGGDDLIDEIEGSDSDLEWEDGEYIYFNQGGGASTSKTEELDLSLKL, encoded by the coding sequence atgtttaACCCTTACAGGTCCTCAGCTCAAAGCTCAAGCACCGCCCCAAACCTCCCAATCACCTCAAATAACCCAATTACTCCATCAACGGATTCAATCCCTATTAGGTTCCCCGTGTCACCTGTTCTTGGTGCATGCCTCAGCTTCCATACCGTTCAGTCTGGTGATTCCTGCAAGTACTCATGTACTTCTTGCGACAAGGTCTTCTCCACCACTCAGGCCCTCGGAGGCCACCAGAACGCTCACCGCAAGGAGCGGAATGCGTTGTTTGCTCGCGAGCAGCAGCGCTCTGCCGAAGAAAATGACAGGGACAGAGATGTCGTTTTGTCTCCAGACCCTGTAAGATGGGCATACCCAGCTGGTTATTATTACGTTGATGCTGAAATCAtgaccaccaccacaacctcCGCCGTCAACACCAACAACAAGATGTGTGAATATGAGTTCTTCCATTTCATGGGAATGGCGGGGGATTGTAATCCAAAACAGGCTGGGTTCGGGTTTGGATCGTCATCCAGTGGCGGTCATGGTGGTGCTTCTGGGTCTGGAACCAAGCGGCCTCCTGAAGGCGATGGTGATGGGGCTGACCAGAAGAAGAAGGCTAAGTACTATGAGGAGGATGATGATTTGAAGGTAGTGATGCCTAGTATGAACCTGAGCTTGGCAACAAGATGTGGTGGTGATGATCTGATTGATGAGATTGAGGGTTCTGATTCTGATTTAGAGTGGGAGGATGGGGAGTACATCTACTTTAATCAAGGTGGTGGTGCAAGTACTTCCAAGACTGAAGAGCTGGACTTAAGTCTCAAACTCTAA